In one window of Microbacterium natoriense DNA:
- a CDS encoding YidC/Oxa1 family membrane protein insertase translates to MDIFAFPPLNWLLDAAYRGLAGLSDLLDPLSTASAALAVVLVTLLVRALLIPVGISQAKAEQTRARLAPQLRALQQKHKKNPEKLQAAMLDLYRRENTSPFAGMLPVLAQAPVVGILYTLFIRPEIAGHPNELLTHDLFGAPLGTSLVHMLTAGPFSGATLLVTGALIVIMIVVADITRRVFRPAPVDDSPMSSPGMLRVMSALHYLTAVFAVFVPLAAALYLTVTVAWTLVQRVVLRRRYPMPVPVAA, encoded by the coding sequence GTGGACATCTTCGCCTTCCCTCCCCTGAACTGGCTGCTCGACGCCGCCTACCGCGGCCTCGCCGGCCTCTCCGACCTCCTTGATCCCCTGAGCACAGCATCCGCCGCCCTGGCCGTCGTGCTGGTGACTCTGCTCGTTCGGGCCCTGCTGATCCCGGTGGGCATCTCGCAGGCGAAAGCCGAGCAGACAAGAGCCCGGCTCGCGCCCCAGCTGCGCGCGCTGCAGCAGAAGCACAAGAAGAACCCCGAGAAGCTGCAGGCCGCGATGCTCGACCTGTATCGCCGCGAGAACACCTCGCCCTTCGCCGGGATGCTCCCGGTGCTCGCGCAGGCGCCGGTCGTCGGCATCCTGTACACGCTGTTCATCCGCCCTGAGATCGCCGGGCATCCGAACGAGCTGCTCACGCACGACCTGTTCGGCGCACCGCTCGGCACGAGCCTCGTCCACATGCTGACGGCCGGGCCGTTCTCGGGAGCCACACTGCTCGTCACTGGCGCGCTCATCGTGATCATGATCGTGGTCGCCGACATCACGAGGCGGGTGTTCCGACCCGCTCCCGTAGACGACTCCCCGATGTCGTCGCCGGGGATGCTGCGCGTGATGAGCGCTCTGCACTACCTGACGGCGGTGTTCGCGGTCTTCGTCCCGCTCGCCGCAGCGCTCTACCTCACGGTCACGGTTGCGTGGACTCTCGTGCAGCGCGTCGTGCTCCGCCGGCGCTACCCGATGCCCGTGCCGGTCGCGGCCTGA
- a CDS encoding DUF6412 domain-containing protein, translated as MSEWFGEMLGFVAAALGLVQIPDAAALGLAIALVAVTVLTIAVTLTLLPLRTAGRPHPHRAISAGTRLDQSDPDAAGHPRPRAPGVAVPA; from the coding sequence ATGAGCGAGTGGTTCGGCGAGATGCTGGGCTTCGTCGCGGCCGCGCTCGGACTCGTCCAGATCCCCGATGCCGCAGCCCTCGGGCTCGCGATCGCCCTCGTCGCCGTCACCGTTCTCACGATCGCCGTGACGCTCACGCTGCTGCCGCTGCGGACCGCGGGCAGACCGCATCCGCATCGCGCCATCAGCGCCGGAACCCGACTCGACCAGAGCGATCCGGATGCCGCGGGCCACCCGCGTCCTCGTGCGCCGGGAGTCGCCGTACCCGCGTAG
- a CDS encoding HNH endonuclease signature motif containing protein — MNSTVSALARVATDLRAVLSDDALAGLSDAERAEALRGAGEVSRLVDAVVVEAVASAEVEFGHRFGCRGMNELLQRALLTDAPSASKFTRAAGLVARDVNLVSGERLPARWPALRDALLDGAVGIPGLLAATAPIEYARARIGTDERLWVDEVLAGHARGLRDTEATDGAAQELEEDAAGDTDPSVEADADTAAGGKQPGPPATADDLRHLASTLAMILDPDGAEPTDRDAQQGRFLNLGRLQKGAHRLVGNITPEVAAQLQQIFDAFNNPKVGGAPAPGVAFTETAGDDEVDEFNVDPRNVIDPRTPGQKRHDALAAALGIAARHEEMPSLGGAAPTLVVHVDAKDLAAGTGWATLPGNGAPVPLSVAAHTACTGAVQRVLFDEGRIVGITTTDRIFNAHQRRAIVARDRECLIPGCHVPASWCEIHHVTEHARGGPTHTDNGVPLCWWHHRSLDHSGWEIRMNDGIPQIRGPAWWDPAQRWRTPRHSTPAKPARRTVLRT, encoded by the coding sequence ATGAACAGCACGGTTTCCGCTCTCGCCCGGGTCGCGACCGACCTGCGTGCGGTGCTGTCCGACGATGCCCTCGCGGGCCTGTCGGATGCGGAGCGGGCCGAGGCGTTGCGGGGTGCCGGTGAGGTGTCGCGGCTGGTCGATGCGGTCGTGGTGGAGGCGGTGGCGTCGGCGGAGGTGGAGTTCGGTCATCGGTTCGGATGCCGGGGCATGAACGAGCTGCTGCAGCGAGCGCTGCTGACCGATGCACCGTCGGCGTCGAAGTTCACGCGCGCGGCGGGCCTGGTGGCGCGGGACGTGAACCTGGTGTCGGGGGAGCGGTTGCCCGCTCGATGGCCGGCGCTGCGGGACGCGCTGCTGGACGGGGCGGTCGGCATCCCTGGGTTGCTGGCCGCGACCGCGCCGATCGAGTACGCCCGCGCCCGCATCGGGACCGACGAACGCCTTTGGGTGGATGAGGTCCTCGCTGGGCACGCCCGCGGACTCCGCGACACCGAGGCGACCGACGGGGCCGCACAAGAACTCGAAGAGGATGCCGCGGGTGACACGGATCCCTCCGTGGAGGCGGATGCGGACACCGCTGCGGGTGGGAAGCAGCCTGGTCCTCCGGCCACCGCGGATGATCTGCGGCACCTCGCGTCGACGCTGGCGATGATTCTGGATCCGGATGGGGCGGAGCCCACGGACCGCGACGCGCAGCAGGGGCGGTTTCTGAACCTCGGGCGGTTGCAGAAGGGCGCGCATCGCCTCGTCGGGAACATCACCCCGGAGGTGGCGGCGCAGCTGCAGCAGATCTTCGACGCGTTCAACAACCCGAAAGTCGGCGGCGCTCCCGCCCCCGGCGTCGCGTTCACCGAGACCGCGGGAGACGACGAGGTCGACGAGTTCAATGTGGATCCGCGGAATGTGATCGATCCGCGCACGCCCGGCCAGAAGCGTCATGACGCTCTTGCGGCGGCGTTGGGGATCGCGGCGCGGCATGAGGAGATGCCGTCGCTGGGTGGCGCGGCGCCGACGCTGGTGGTGCATGTGGACGCGAAGGATCTTGCCGCGGGTACGGGGTGGGCGACGCTTCCGGGGAACGGGGCGCCGGTGCCGCTGTCGGTGGCCGCGCACACCGCGTGCACCGGGGCGGTCCAGCGGGTGCTGTTCGACGAGGGCCGGATCGTCGGCATCACCACGACGGATCGGATCTTCAACGCGCATCAGCGGCGGGCGATCGTCGCTCGGGACCGGGAATGTCTCATCCCCGGATGCCACGTCCCCGCCTCATGGTGCGAAATCCACCACGTCACCGAACACGCCCGCGGCGGCCCCACGCACACCGACAACGGGGTCCCGTTGTGCTGGTGGCACCACAGGTCCCTCGATCATTCCGGGTGGGAGATCCGCATGAACGACGGCATCCCCCAGATCCGCGGTCCCGCCTGGTGGGACCCTGCTCAGCGATGGCGCACCCCACGACACTCCACCCCAGCGAAGCCGGCCCGGCGCACAGTGCTGCGTACCTGA
- a CDS encoding YdeI/OmpD-associated family protein, whose product MAASSNKPELHVDSVAEWEAWLSADPDPNGVRLRVRKKASRLSGISYAEALDVALCFGWIDGQTASLDADYYLHTFTPRRPRSLWSKVNIGHVARLIAEGRMRPEGQREIDRAKADGRWDAAYRQSDGEVPVELQDALDADPEVARAYAAQSAQNRFAMAFRVSQLKRPESRASRVAQYVEMLKRGETLH is encoded by the coding sequence ATGGCCGCCTCTTCGAACAAGCCCGAGCTCCACGTCGATTCTGTCGCGGAGTGGGAAGCCTGGTTGAGCGCTGATCCCGACCCGAACGGCGTGCGGCTGCGTGTGCGGAAGAAGGCGTCACGCCTGTCAGGGATCTCCTATGCGGAGGCGCTCGACGTCGCCCTGTGCTTCGGGTGGATCGACGGACAGACAGCATCCCTCGATGCCGACTACTACCTGCACACCTTCACGCCCCGACGTCCGCGCAGTCTGTGGTCGAAGGTCAACATCGGTCACGTCGCGAGGCTGATCGCCGAGGGGCGCATGCGCCCGGAGGGTCAGCGCGAGATCGACCGCGCGAAGGCGGACGGACGCTGGGATGCCGCCTACCGGCAGAGCGACGGCGAGGTGCCGGTCGAGCTCCAGGATGCTCTGGATGCCGACCCGGAGGTCGCCCGGGCGTACGCGGCACAGTCGGCGCAGAACCGGTTCGCGATGGCGTTCCGGGTGTCTCAGCTCAAGCGGCCAGAGTCGCGCGCCTCGCGGGTCGCCCAGTACGTGGAGATGCTCAAGCGGGGCGAGACCCTGCACTGA
- a CDS encoding SDR family oxidoreductase produces the protein MSDATNDPRHAHREEGFPPQHQDQPGHTDETIPRPDHGEKSYVGHGRLEGRRALITGGDSGIGRAAAIAFAREGADVAIVHLPEEQADADETVALIREAGRNGVSLAGDIRDESFAADIVFETRKALGGLDVLVLNAGYQHDIDGIENLRTERMRRVFDTNLVSQLFTTRAALPDLEPGASIIVTASIQAFHPSPGLLDYAMTKAAQVAFVKALAEEAGPRGVRVNAVAPGPIWTPLIPATGWDAERLKSFGADTPLGRAGQPAELAGAYVYLASAESSYVSGSVLAVTGGKPL, from the coding sequence ATGAGCGACGCCACCAACGACCCCCGCCACGCACACCGCGAGGAGGGATTCCCTCCGCAGCACCAGGACCAGCCGGGTCACACGGACGAGACCATCCCTCGGCCGGACCACGGTGAGAAGAGCTACGTGGGCCACGGGCGCCTCGAGGGCCGGCGAGCGCTCATCACGGGAGGCGACTCCGGCATCGGCCGGGCGGCGGCGATCGCCTTCGCCCGTGAGGGCGCGGACGTCGCGATCGTGCATCTGCCCGAGGAACAGGCGGATGCCGACGAGACGGTCGCCCTGATCCGAGAGGCCGGCCGCAATGGCGTGAGCCTCGCGGGAGACATCCGCGACGAGTCCTTCGCCGCGGACATCGTCTTCGAGACGCGGAAGGCGCTCGGAGGACTCGACGTCCTGGTTCTCAATGCCGGCTATCAGCATGACATCGACGGCATCGAGAACCTGCGCACCGAGCGGATGCGCCGGGTCTTCGACACCAACCTCGTCTCGCAGCTGTTCACGACGCGAGCGGCGCTGCCCGATCTGGAGCCGGGTGCGAGCATCATCGTGACCGCATCCATCCAGGCCTTCCACCCCTCACCCGGTCTGCTCGACTACGCCATGACCAAGGCGGCTCAGGTGGCGTTCGTGAAGGCGCTCGCCGAGGAGGCCGGCCCGCGGGGCGTGCGGGTGAACGCCGTGGCCCCCGGGCCGATCTGGACGCCGCTGATCCCCGCGACCGGGTGGGATGCCGAGCGGCTGAAGTCCTTCGGGGCCGACACGCCGCTGGGCAGAGCGGGCCAGCCGGCCGAGCTCGCCGGCGCGTACGTGTATCTGGCCTCGGCCGAGTCGTCCTATGTCTCGGGTTCGGTGCTCGCCGTGACAGGGGGCAAGCCGCTCTGA
- a CDS encoding glutamine amidotransferase-related protein: MASLLYVCVRPEIGAADAEHASFRRALGADVVDRLDLLDERLDLDRLERYRGVVVGGSPFNVSDPSKSSAQLRVEADLERIAGAAIDARIAAFFTCFSIGVLTRMLGGEVANDTPESASATVIETTAEGDADPVFGPSAPALTVFTAHKESAVAVPDGAVLLATNEVCPVQAYRVGTHLYAAQFHPEPTPRDFADRMTFYRTTGYFDPEEFDLVQGQVLSASVTEGAALLRRFAEQFAA; the protein is encoded by the coding sequence GTGGCTTCGCTTCTCTACGTCTGCGTGCGACCCGAGATCGGGGCGGCGGATGCCGAGCACGCCTCGTTCCGGAGGGCGCTCGGCGCAGACGTCGTCGACAGGCTCGATCTGCTCGACGAGAGGCTCGACCTCGACCGGCTCGAGCGGTATCGCGGAGTCGTGGTGGGCGGCTCGCCGTTCAACGTGAGCGACCCGTCGAAATCGTCCGCGCAGCTGCGCGTCGAGGCCGATCTCGAGCGCATCGCCGGCGCGGCGATCGATGCGAGGATCGCCGCGTTCTTCACGTGCTTCAGCATCGGAGTCCTGACGCGGATGCTGGGTGGAGAGGTCGCGAACGACACTCCCGAGTCGGCGAGCGCGACAGTCATCGAGACCACGGCCGAGGGCGACGCCGATCCGGTGTTCGGCCCGAGTGCCCCGGCGCTCACCGTGTTCACCGCCCATAAGGAGAGCGCGGTCGCGGTACCTGACGGCGCCGTGCTGCTCGCCACGAACGAGGTCTGCCCGGTGCAGGCGTACCGCGTCGGAACGCATCTGTACGCCGCGCAGTTCCATCCCGAGCCCACCCCGCGCGATTTCGCCGACCGGATGACCTTCTACCGCACGACCGGATACTTCGACCCTGAGGAGTTCGACCTCGTGCAGGGCCAGGTGCTCTCGGCATCCGTCACCGAGGGTGCCGCCCTCCTGCGCCGGTTCGCCGAGCAGTTCGCCGCCTGA
- a CDS encoding glutaminase: MDTAARLLDDARSALAGVPKEGLGEERSSRWRGHRIVRVGEAWHLGVLLLTDTHALATAEVLRAAEPGRRGYTAESARDRAERRALALRGGFREGEIAHVGWSVIDVEAVDAGGSSGPLSLIDGVPSVRWSAAGGFVPLGGYLRERVELLG, translated from the coding sequence GTGGACACTGCCGCACGACTTCTCGACGATGCCCGATCGGCTCTCGCCGGAGTTCCGAAAGAGGGGCTCGGCGAAGAGCGGAGCTCGCGGTGGCGTGGGCATCGCATCGTGCGCGTCGGCGAGGCCTGGCACCTCGGCGTGCTGCTGCTCACCGACACTCACGCGCTCGCCACGGCCGAGGTGCTGCGCGCCGCGGAGCCCGGGCGGAGAGGGTACACGGCCGAGTCGGCGCGCGACCGGGCAGAGCGTCGGGCGCTGGCCCTGCGCGGCGGCTTCCGCGAAGGGGAGATCGCACACGTCGGCTGGAGCGTGATCGACGTGGAGGCAGTGGATGCCGGCGGCTCTTCAGGGCCGCTCTCCCTGATCGACGGAGTGCCCTCGGTGCGCTGGAGCGCGGCGGGCGGGTTCGTGCCCCTGGGCGGGTATCTGCGGGAGCGGGTGGAACTGCTCGGCTGA
- a CDS encoding NAD(P)H-dependent flavin oxidoreductase, protein MSFFDLEHPIVLGPFGGMSSVALTAAVSEAGGLGSYGLYGYDGDRIRSTIAAIRAATSKPFAVNVWLPRGDEVAPNPQHAVFAQALEPFYSAVGVDVPQRPEQYLPSLDEQTEAILEAAPAVLSVVFGVPSESLVEEAHGRGIRVVGTATTVAEAVALSNAGVDAIVATGAEAGGHRVSFLKPAEDSLVGLFALLPQAVDAVDVPVIAAGGISDRRGVAAAFALGAAGVQVGTAFLATAESAASEGHRAAIGSTAADETVLTTAMSGRLARGARNRAVRAIEASGTIAPFPMQNWLTGRFRAAAGEQNLGELQSLWMGQAAPLARYASAREAFEELVAGVPDGR, encoded by the coding sequence ATGAGCTTCTTCGACCTCGAGCATCCGATCGTCCTCGGCCCCTTCGGCGGGATGTCGTCCGTCGCCCTGACTGCGGCGGTGAGCGAAGCAGGAGGCCTCGGGTCGTACGGCCTGTACGGCTACGACGGTGACCGCATCCGCTCGACCATCGCCGCGATCCGGGCCGCGACCTCGAAGCCGTTCGCGGTGAACGTCTGGCTGCCCAGGGGCGACGAGGTCGCGCCGAACCCGCAGCACGCCGTCTTCGCCCAGGCGCTCGAGCCGTTCTACTCCGCGGTCGGAGTGGACGTCCCCCAGCGACCGGAGCAGTACCTGCCGTCTCTCGATGAGCAGACCGAAGCGATTCTCGAGGCGGCACCGGCAGTGCTCAGCGTCGTGTTCGGCGTGCCCTCGGAGTCGCTGGTGGAGGAGGCGCACGGCCGCGGCATCCGCGTCGTGGGTACCGCGACCACGGTCGCCGAGGCCGTCGCGCTGTCGAATGCCGGCGTCGACGCGATCGTCGCGACCGGCGCCGAGGCGGGAGGCCATCGTGTGTCGTTCCTGAAGCCGGCCGAGGACTCGCTGGTCGGTCTGTTCGCCCTGCTGCCCCAGGCCGTGGACGCCGTGGACGTTCCGGTGATCGCGGCGGGCGGCATCTCGGATCGGCGCGGTGTGGCCGCAGCGTTCGCTCTGGGGGCCGCCGGAGTGCAGGTGGGCACGGCGTTCCTCGCGACGGCGGAATCGGCCGCTTCGGAAGGGCACCGAGCCGCGATCGGCTCGACCGCAGCTGATGAGACGGTGCTGACGACGGCCATGAGCGGACGCCTCGCGAGAGGAGCCCGCAACCGCGCCGTGCGAGCGATCGAGGCGAGCGGCACGATCGCGCCCTTCCCGATGCAGAACTGGCTCACCGGCCGCTTCCGTGCTGCGGCCGGCGAGCAGAATCTCGGCGAGCTGCAGTCGCTGTGGATGGGGCAGGCCGCACCCCTCGCACGGTACGCATCAGCGCGAGAGGCCTTCGAAGAGCTGGTGGCCGGGGTTCCGGACGGGCGGTGA
- a CDS encoding EamA family transporter codes for MAIAALLLLVIVRPRPRRWTRQQWLAAVLFGVSLAAMNGFFYAAIDRIPLGPAVAIEFLGPLVLAAVLTRRVADAIWVGVALLGMALLGVDGMIGAEPLDPLGLLFIFVAAGFWIMYIRMSARVGSLIPGHGGLSIGLLVAAVLLLPVGVPASVTVAGAPDLLLLASITAVLSSVIPYTFELAALRRLPQRVFGVLLSLEPAFATLAGWMILGQDATVLRMLAVALVIAASVGTTLGVRRDRRSDGPFTAPIPLPD; via the coding sequence GTGGCGATCGCGGCGCTCCTCCTGCTCGTCATCGTGCGACCGCGACCGCGGCGATGGACCCGTCAGCAGTGGCTGGCGGCGGTGCTGTTCGGCGTCTCGCTCGCCGCCATGAACGGATTCTTCTACGCCGCGATCGACCGCATCCCGCTCGGGCCCGCGGTGGCCATCGAGTTCCTCGGGCCGCTCGTGCTCGCCGCCGTGCTGACGCGGCGGGTGGCGGATGCGATCTGGGTGGGAGTGGCTCTCCTCGGCATGGCTCTGCTGGGTGTGGACGGCATGATCGGCGCCGAGCCGCTCGATCCCCTCGGGCTGCTGTTCATCTTCGTCGCGGCCGGATTCTGGATCATGTACATCCGGATGAGCGCGCGCGTGGGTTCGCTCATCCCGGGGCACGGCGGCCTGTCCATCGGGCTGCTGGTCGCCGCGGTTCTTCTGCTTCCCGTCGGAGTACCGGCATCCGTCACCGTGGCCGGCGCGCCTGACCTGCTGCTGCTCGCCTCCATCACCGCCGTGCTGTCGTCCGTCATCCCGTACACGTTCGAACTCGCCGCGCTCCGGCGGCTGCCGCAACGGGTGTTCGGTGTGCTGCTGAGCCTGGAACCCGCCTTCGCGACGCTGGCGGGCTGGATGATCCTGGGACAGGACGCGACGGTGCTGCGGATGTTGGCGGTCGCCCTGGTGATCGCTGCGAGCGTGGGCACGACTCTCGGCGTGCGAAGGGACCGTCGCTCCGACGGCCCCTTCACCGCTCCGATCCCGTTGCCCGACTGA
- the purU gene encoding formyltetrahydrofolate deformylase, with product MSQPDTARLLIACDDQPGIVAAVAGVLSEHGANIISLDQHSTDSEGGRFFQRTVIHLPGLSAARPALEADLEKVAERFGMEWSLHDTARRKRVAIFVSKYDHCLMELLWRTQRGQLDIDITMVVSNHPDLAEAVRSFGVPFVHIPSGDKQAMEQRQLELLRGNVDLVVLARYMQILTDDFIVGLGAPVINIHHSFLPAFIGANPYARAKERGVKLIGATAHYATADLDEGPIIEQDVTRVTHSESAAELQRRGADVERLVLARAVQWHAEDRVIVHGKSTVIL from the coding sequence ATGTCTCAGCCTGATACCGCCCGTCTGCTCATCGCCTGCGACGACCAGCCAGGCATCGTCGCCGCCGTGGCCGGCGTGCTCTCTGAGCACGGGGCGAACATCATCTCCCTCGACCAGCACTCCACCGACTCCGAAGGCGGCCGGTTCTTCCAGCGCACGGTCATCCATCTGCCCGGCCTGTCGGCCGCCCGCCCCGCACTCGAGGCCGATCTCGAGAAGGTCGCCGAGCGCTTCGGCATGGAGTGGTCGCTGCACGACACGGCCCGCCGCAAGCGGGTCGCGATCTTCGTGTCGAAGTACGACCACTGCCTGATGGAGCTGCTGTGGCGCACGCAGCGCGGCCAGCTCGACATCGACATCACGATGGTCGTGTCGAACCATCCGGATCTCGCCGAGGCCGTCCGTTCCTTCGGAGTCCCGTTCGTGCACATCCCCTCCGGCGACAAGCAGGCCATGGAGCAGCGGCAGCTCGAGCTCCTTCGAGGCAATGTCGATCTCGTGGTCCTCGCGAGGTACATGCAGATCCTCACCGACGACTTCATCGTCGGCCTCGGCGCACCCGTGATCAACATCCACCATTCTTTCCTGCCGGCGTTCATCGGGGCGAATCCCTATGCGCGCGCGAAGGAGCGCGGCGTCAAGCTGATCGGCGCGACCGCGCACTACGCGACGGCCGACCTCGACGAGGGACCGATCATCGAGCAGGACGTGACGCGCGTCACGCATTCCGAGTCCGCCGCCGAGCTGCAGCGTCGTGGGGCTGACGTCGAGCGCCTGGTGCTCGCCCGCGCCGTGCAGTGGCACGCCGAGGACCGCGTGATCGTGCATGGGAAGTCCACCGTCATCCTGTAG